The following proteins come from a genomic window of Kocuria palustris:
- a CDS encoding HGxxPAAW family protein, with product MSHATTSSSTASEAASRLEAEREAHGPDVIVLDHTGYVGHGNTVAAWTCIAIMAVGVVLGLIGLVQELGSVLMWVGVGVIVLGLIVGAVLKGMGMGYEGEVRKHERGELKH from the coding sequence ATGTCGCACGCGACCACCAGCTCCAGCACTGCGTCGGAGGCCGCATCCCGCCTCGAGGCCGAGCGCGAGGCCCACGGCCCCGATGTCATCGTCCTGGATCACACCGGGTACGTCGGGCACGGCAACACCGTCGCCGCCTGGACCTGCATCGCCATCATGGCCGTGGGCGTCGTCCTGGGGCTCATCGGCCTGGTCCAGGAGCTCGGCAGCGTCCTGATGTGGGTCGGCGTGGGCGTCATCGTCCTCGGCCTGATCGTGGGCGCCGTCCTCAAGGGCATGGGCATGGGTTATGAGGGCGAGGTCCGCAAGCACGAGCGCGGCGAGCTCAAGCACTGA
- the trpA gene encoding tryptophan synthase subunit alpha, producing MIDRIIPAGLAQDPDSRLAARIEQCRAQGRPALIGYLPAGYPSVEESIEAAVALGLGGADVIEVGLPYSDPVMDGEVIQAATTQALAQGVSTDDAFRVVRAITERTDAVAVLMTYWNLVMQHGVDRFAADLAAAGGSGIVTPDLIPDEAQEWFEASSAHGLDRIFLVAPSSTRERMEMTARASSGFVYAVSVMGVTGARDSVSDAAQDVVRRARAAGAQNVCVGLGVSRREHVEEIGAYADGAIVGTALVKALRDGGPEAVGRLAAELAGRS from the coding sequence CTGATCGATCGGATCATCCCCGCGGGCCTGGCCCAGGACCCCGACTCCCGGCTGGCCGCGCGCATCGAGCAGTGCCGCGCGCAGGGCCGACCCGCGCTGATCGGCTACCTGCCCGCCGGCTATCCGAGCGTCGAGGAGTCCATCGAGGCCGCCGTCGCACTCGGGCTCGGCGGGGCCGATGTCATCGAGGTCGGTCTGCCGTACTCCGATCCCGTCATGGATGGCGAGGTCATCCAGGCAGCCACCACGCAGGCCCTCGCCCAGGGCGTGAGCACGGATGACGCCTTCCGCGTGGTCCGGGCGATCACCGAGCGAACGGACGCCGTGGCCGTCCTGATGACCTATTGGAACCTGGTCATGCAGCACGGCGTGGACCGCTTCGCCGCAGACCTGGCGGCAGCGGGTGGGTCGGGGATCGTGACCCCTGACCTGATTCCGGACGAGGCCCAGGAGTGGTTCGAGGCCTCCTCCGCCCACGGCCTGGACCGGATCTTCCTGGTCGCCCCGTCCAGCACTCGGGAGCGCATGGAGATGACGGCGCGGGCGTCGTCGGGCTTCGTGTACGCCGTGTCGGTCATGGGCGTCACCGGTGCGCGGGACTCCGTCTCCGACGCCGCCCAGGACGTCGTCCGGCGAGCCCGCGCCGCCGGTGCGCAGAACGTGTGCGTCGGTCTGGGCGTGTCGCGCCGCGAGCACGTCGAGGAGATCGGCGCCTACGCCGACGGCGCGATCGTGGGCACCGCGCTCGTAAAGGCCCTGCGCGACGGCGGACCCGAGGCCGTCGGCCGCCTGGCCGCCGAGCTCGCCGGCCGCAGCTGA
- the trpB gene encoding tryptophan synthase subunit beta — translation MTEHPEGSVRATGTVLDSIIEGVREDLEARRAAVPLEEIRRTAAQAPAPRDAIAALRGSHEDTLEIIAEVKRSSPSKGALAPIEDPAALAAAYERGGAAVISVLTEQRRFGGSLADLDAVRAAVDVPILRKDFTVDEYQILEARAHGADLILLIVAALDDDALAHLLKVTEDLGMQALVETHTEEEIRRAAVVGAKIVGVNTRDLNTLDVDTDRFGHLAEHLPADAVLVAESGVSGPEQIEDYARQGAHAVLTGEALVRAGDPVGTVAQFRTLGESIRAAHRGEQEARDGQRRYSNAQGPYFGDFGGRWMPESLIAALDQVTDTFEKAKADPEFLEEFQRLSRDYANRPSLLTEAERFGAHAGCRVFLKREDLNHTGSHKINNVLGQALLAQRMGKTRLIAETGAGQHGVATATAAALLGMECVVYMGAEDTRRQALNVARMNLLGAEVVAVEHGSQTLKDAINEALRDWVASVDTTHYLLGTAAGPHPFPAMVRWFHQQIGDEARAQILSQTGRLPDAVAACVGGGSNAIGIFHAFLDDADVELHGFEAGGDGVDTPRHAATITLGRPGVLHGAKTFLMQDEDGQTIESHSISAGLDYPAVGPEHAYLAASGRAVYTAITDDQAMDAFRALCRTEGIIPAIESSHALAGAVRLGQTWREQLGEEAAAQKIVVVSLSGRGDKDVATAAEWFDMLPGGSREEKIAETGEQL, via the coding sequence ATGACCGAGCATCCCGAGGGAAGCGTGAGGGCCACCGGAACGGTCCTCGACTCCATCATCGAGGGGGTCCGCGAGGATCTGGAGGCTCGGCGCGCCGCCGTTCCGCTCGAGGAGATCCGACGCACCGCAGCGCAGGCGCCGGCGCCCCGCGACGCGATCGCGGCACTGCGCGGATCCCACGAGGACACGCTCGAGATCATCGCCGAGGTCAAGCGCTCGTCGCCCTCGAAGGGCGCCCTGGCGCCGATCGAGGACCCCGCCGCTCTGGCCGCCGCGTACGAGCGCGGGGGAGCGGCCGTGATCTCCGTGCTCACCGAGCAGCGCCGCTTCGGCGGCTCGCTGGCCGACCTGGACGCGGTGCGCGCTGCCGTGGACGTGCCGATCCTGCGCAAGGACTTCACGGTCGACGAGTACCAGATCCTCGAGGCCCGTGCCCACGGGGCCGATCTCATCCTGCTGATCGTCGCGGCCCTCGACGACGACGCGCTGGCCCATCTGCTGAAGGTCACCGAGGACCTCGGGATGCAGGCGCTCGTGGAGACGCATACGGAGGAGGAGATCCGCCGTGCCGCGGTGGTGGGCGCCAAGATCGTGGGCGTGAACACCCGTGATCTGAATACCCTCGACGTCGACACCGACCGCTTCGGGCACCTGGCCGAGCACCTTCCCGCAGACGCCGTCCTGGTGGCGGAGTCCGGTGTCAGCGGCCCCGAGCAGATCGAGGACTACGCGCGTCAGGGCGCTCATGCCGTGCTCACCGGCGAGGCGCTGGTCCGGGCGGGCGACCCCGTGGGCACCGTCGCCCAGTTCCGCACCCTCGGCGAGTCCATCCGCGCCGCGCACCGGGGGGAGCAGGAGGCCCGCGACGGGCAGCGGCGCTACTCGAACGCCCAGGGCCCGTACTTCGGCGACTTCGGCGGGCGCTGGATGCCCGAGTCGCTGATCGCCGCCCTGGACCAGGTCACCGACACCTTCGAGAAGGCCAAGGCCGATCCGGAGTTCCTGGAGGAGTTCCAGCGGCTGTCGCGCGACTACGCGAACAGGCCGTCGCTGCTGACGGAGGCCGAGCGCTTCGGCGCCCACGCGGGCTGCCGCGTGTTCCTCAAGCGCGAGGACCTCAACCACACCGGCTCGCACAAGATCAACAACGTCCTGGGCCAGGCCCTGCTGGCCCAGCGGATGGGCAAGACCCGCCTGATCGCGGAGACCGGGGCCGGGCAGCACGGCGTGGCCACGGCCACCGCCGCCGCGCTGCTAGGCATGGAGTGCGTGGTCTACATGGGCGCGGAGGACACCCGGCGCCAGGCGCTGAACGTCGCGCGCATGAATCTGCTGGGCGCCGAGGTCGTGGCCGTGGAGCACGGCTCGCAGACGCTCAAGGACGCCATCAACGAGGCGCTGCGCGACTGGGTGGCCTCCGTGGACACGACCCACTACCTGCTGGGCACCGCCGCCGGGCCGCATCCCTTCCCGGCCATGGTCCGCTGGTTCCACCAGCAGATCGGCGACGAGGCCCGCGCCCAGATCCTGTCGCAGACCGGTCGGCTGCCGGATGCCGTGGCGGCCTGCGTGGGCGGCGGATCGAATGCGATCGGCATCTTCCACGCGTTCCTCGACGACGCCGACGTCGAGCTGCACGGCTTCGAGGCGGGCGGCGACGGGGTAGACACCCCTCGCCACGCCGCGACCATCACGCTGGGGCGCCCCGGCGTGCTGCACGGGGCCAAGACGTTCCTGATGCAGGACGAGGACGGGCAGACGATCGAGTCGCACTCGATCTCCGCCGGCCTGGACTACCCGGCAGTGGGTCCCGAGCACGCCTACCTCGCCGCCAGCGGACGCGCCGTCTACACGGCGATCACCGATGACCAGGCCATGGACGCCTTCCGCGCCCTGTGCCGCACCGAGGGCATCATCCCTGCGATCGAGTCCTCGCACGCCCTGGCAGGCGCCGTGCGGCTCGGCCAGACCTGGCGCGAGCAGCTCGGCGAGGAGGCCGCAGCGCAGAAGATCGTCGTCGTGTCCCTGTCGGGCCGCGGCGACAAGGACGTGGCCACGGCCGCCGAGTGGTTCGACATGCTGCCGGGCGGCTCCAGGGAAGAGAAGATCGCCGAGACGGGGGAGCAGCTGTGA
- the hisI gene encoding phosphoribosyl-AMP cyclohydrolase codes for MSEQPSPSARPSSPELDPAIAARLKRDADGLVAAIIQQHDTREVLMLGWMDEEAVHRTLTTGRVTFWSRSRRELWRKGDTSGHIQLVRRVSLDCDGDALLVEVEQVGAACHTGTRTCFEDRQLKAVQGQR; via the coding sequence ATGTCCGAACAGCCCAGCCCCTCAGCCCGCCCGTCCTCGCCCGAGCTGGACCCCGCGATCGCCGCGCGCCTGAAGCGCGATGCGGACGGCCTCGTGGCCGCGATCATCCAGCAGCACGACACCCGAGAGGTGCTCATGCTCGGCTGGATGGACGAGGAGGCTGTGCACCGCACCCTCACCACCGGTCGCGTGACGTTCTGGTCCCGGTCCCGCCGGGAGCTGTGGCGCAAGGGCGACACCTCCGGACACATCCAGCTCGTGCGCCGCGTCAGCCTGGACTGCGACGGCGATGCCCTGCTGGTCGAGGTCGAGCAGGTGGGGGCGGCCTGCCACACGGGCACCCGCACCTGCTTCGAGGACCGGCAGCTGAAGGCCGTCCAGGGGCAGCGCTGA
- a CDS encoding anthranilate synthase component I, translated as MHQMGTVSPSLEEFRELARHHRVIPVRTTVMADALTPIGIYRSLVLREDGTAPSGTFLMESAAQGIWSRWSFIGAGSRATLISRDGQAHWVGDVPVGLPTEGSPVEALRETLAVLATERFDDAPPLSSGMVGFLGWEVVRRWERLPDPPLDDLRIPELAMNLVSEMAVHDNTDGSVTLVANAYNADGTDERVDEAWLDAVERLDGMLEKLDRPSSQAPVSIAEDVIDRDRIEEAVQQSWPREDFLSAIEEAKQAIVDGEIFQVVISRRFETECTADPLEVYRMLRSINPSPYMYLYAFEDAEGRPFHVVGSSPEALVNVSDGQVVTHPIAGSRPRGATAEQDQALGQELLADEKERAEHLMLVDLSRNDLSKVCEPGSVEVTEFMAIERFSHIMHLCSNVVGRMRPDVSAYDVLAAAFPAGTLSGAPKPRALKLLDEYEPRRRAVYGGVVGYMDFAGSMDVAIAIRSALLVDGRAYVQAGGGIVADSVPETEALESLNKAAAPLRAALAAQSVRRPRRLSADARQQVDATEGAAR; from the coding sequence ATGCACCAGATGGGCACGGTCTCCCCGAGCCTCGAGGAGTTCCGCGAGCTGGCCAGGCACCACCGCGTCATCCCGGTGCGCACCACCGTGATGGCCGATGCGCTGACCCCGATCGGGATCTACCGCAGCCTCGTGCTGCGCGAGGACGGCACGGCGCCGTCGGGCACCTTCCTGATGGAGTCCGCCGCTCAGGGGATCTGGTCCCGCTGGTCGTTCATCGGCGCGGGCTCCAGGGCCACCCTGATCAGTCGGGACGGCCAGGCGCACTGGGTCGGCGACGTCCCCGTCGGGCTGCCCACGGAGGGCAGCCCGGTCGAGGCTCTGCGCGAGACCCTGGCGGTGCTGGCCACCGAGCGCTTCGACGACGCCCCTCCGCTGTCCTCGGGCATGGTCGGCTTCCTCGGCTGGGAGGTCGTGCGCCGCTGGGAGCGGCTGCCCGATCCGCCGCTGGACGACCTGCGCATCCCCGAACTGGCCATGAACCTGGTCTCGGAGATGGCCGTGCACGACAACACGGACGGCTCCGTGACGCTCGTGGCCAACGCGTACAACGCCGACGGCACGGACGAGCGCGTGGACGAGGCCTGGCTGGATGCCGTCGAGCGCCTCGACGGGATGCTCGAGAAGCTGGACCGGCCGTCGTCCCAGGCCCCGGTCTCGATCGCCGAGGACGTGATCGACCGGGACCGGATCGAGGAGGCGGTGCAGCAGTCGTGGCCGCGCGAGGACTTCCTCAGCGCGATCGAGGAGGCCAAGCAGGCCATCGTCGACGGCGAGATCTTCCAGGTCGTGATCTCACGGCGCTTCGAGACCGAGTGCACGGCCGACCCGCTCGAGGTCTATCGCATGCTGCGATCGATCAACCCGAGCCCCTACATGTACCTGTACGCCTTCGAGGATGCCGAGGGCAGGCCCTTCCACGTGGTCGGGTCATCGCCCGAGGCGCTCGTGAACGTCTCGGACGGGCAGGTCGTCACGCACCCGATTGCCGGCTCCCGTCCTCGCGGTGCCACCGCGGAGCAGGACCAGGCGCTGGGGCAGGAGCTGCTGGCCGATGAGAAGGAGCGCGCCGAGCACCTCATGCTCGTGGACCTCTCCCGCAACGACCTCTCGAAGGTCTGCGAGCCGGGCTCCGTGGAGGTCACCGAGTTCATGGCGATCGAGCGCTTCAGCCACATCATGCACCTGTGTTCCAACGTGGTCGGGCGCATGCGCCCGGACGTGAGCGCGTACGACGTGCTAGCCGCAGCCTTCCCCGCTGGAACGCTCTCCGGGGCGCCCAAGCCCCGGGCGCTGAAGCTGCTGGACGAGTACGAGCCCCGTCGCCGCGCCGTCTACGGCGGAGTGGTCGGCTACATGGATTTCGCGGGCTCCATGGACGTGGCCATCGCGATCCGCTCGGCGCTGCTGGTCGACGGACGCGCGTACGTCCAGGCCGGAGGCGGCATCGTCGCCGACTCGGTGCCGGAGACGGAGGCGCTGGAATCGCTGAACAAGGCCGCCGCGCCGCTGCGAGCGGCCCTCGCCGCCCAGTCCGTGCGCCGCCCTCGCCGCCTGAGCGCCGATGCCCGGCAGCAGGTCGACGCAACCGAGGGAGCCGCCCGATGA
- a CDS encoding Trp biosynthesis-associated membrane protein produces MTALKRKPIVVLLCLVLGAALFGASAMSWVHASVATAVSQIDVDVRGSDAAPAVSALGLVAMAGAVALSIAGPRLRPVVSLVIAGAGLGSLIAVIGAIADPVGVSEGVVGEMTGVVGTGAEHELTVGPWLCAAASVLVILGGVWALISSRTWARPTASRFERGTAQRRAAGDDDRESERRDDIDSWDALTEGRDPTGS; encoded by the coding sequence ATGACGGCCCTGAAGCGCAAGCCCATCGTCGTCCTGCTGTGCCTTGTGCTGGGTGCGGCGCTGTTCGGCGCCTCCGCCATGAGCTGGGTGCACGCCAGCGTGGCCACGGCGGTCTCGCAGATCGACGTGGACGTGCGCGGCAGCGATGCCGCACCGGCCGTCTCGGCCCTCGGATTGGTCGCCATGGCCGGCGCGGTGGCACTGAGCATCGCCGGTCCGCGACTGCGACCCGTGGTGTCCCTGGTGATCGCCGGTGCCGGACTGGGCTCCCTGATCGCCGTGATCGGCGCCATCGCCGACCCCGTCGGGGTCTCCGAGGGCGTCGTCGGGGAGATGACCGGCGTGGTCGGCACGGGAGCCGAGCACGAGCTCACCGTCGGCCCCTGGCTGTGCGCCGCGGCCTCCGTGCTCGTGATCCTCGGCGGCGTCTGGGCGCTCATCTCGTCCAGGACCTGGGCCAGGCCGACGGCCTCGCGCTTCGAGCGCGGCACCGCCCAGCGTCGTGCCGCGGGCGACGACGATCGCGAGTCCGAGCGCCGCGATGACATCGACTCCTGGGACGCCCTCACCGAGGGACGGGACCCCACCGGCTCCTAA
- the hisF gene encoding imidazole glycerol phosphate synthase subunit HisF yields the protein MSVAIRVIPCLDVDAGRVVKGVHFENLRDAGDPVELASRYNDAGADELTFLDVTASSSDRATTFDVVARTADRVFIPLTVGGGVRTAEDVDRLLRCGADKASINTAAIKRPEVIDEITRRFGNQVLVLSCDAKRTGNTPSGFEVTTHGGRELTGIDAVQWAVEAERRGVGEILLNSMDADGTRDGFDLEMIREVRSAVSVPLIASGGAGAPADFPPAVAAGADAVLAASIFHFGPVDAIAEVKAALRAEGHEVR from the coding sequence ATGAGCGTGGCCATCCGTGTCATCCCCTGCCTGGACGTCGACGCCGGGCGCGTCGTGAAGGGCGTCCACTTCGAAAACCTGCGCGATGCAGGCGATCCGGTCGAGCTGGCCTCCCGGTACAACGACGCCGGTGCGGATGAGCTCACCTTCCTGGACGTCACCGCCTCGTCATCGGACCGGGCCACCACGTTCGACGTCGTCGCCCGCACCGCCGATCGGGTCTTCATCCCGCTGACCGTCGGCGGCGGTGTGCGCACCGCCGAGGACGTCGACCGCCTGCTGCGCTGCGGGGCGGACAAGGCCTCGATCAACACGGCCGCGATCAAGCGCCCGGAGGTCATCGACGAGATCACCCGCCGCTTCGGCAATCAGGTGCTCGTGCTGTCCTGCGATGCCAAGCGCACCGGCAACACCCCCTCGGGCTTCGAGGTCACCACGCACGGCGGCCGCGAGCTCACCGGCATCGACGCCGTGCAGTGGGCTGTGGAGGCCGAGCGCCGCGGCGTGGGGGAGATCCTGCTCAACTCCATGGACGCCGACGGCACCCGTGACGGCTTCGACCTGGAGATGATCCGCGAGGTCCGCTCCGCGGTGAGCGTGCCCCTGATCGCCTCCGGGGGCGCGGGCGCTCCCGCCGACTTCCCGCCCGCCGTGGCCGCCGGCGCCGATGCCGTGCTGGCAGCCTCGATCTTCCACTTCGGGCCGGTCGACGCCATCGCCGAGGTCAAGGCGGCGCTGCGCGCCGAGGGCCACGAGGTCCGCTGA
- the lgt gene encoding prolipoprotein diacylglyceryl transferase: protein MLVSPTLSIPSPGWSGFSLGPFEVHAYALCILLGMAAAIAITTRRMDARGQDGDFVMDAALLAIPLGIIGARLYHVVITDPGYYFGSAEGLMEIPQLWKGGLGIMGGVAFGALAVWIMCRVRGTSYALFADCVAPALLVAQALGRWGNWFNQELFGRATTLPWGLEIAPTSPNFPDGLPAGTLFHPTFLYESLWNLLGAALIIWLGRSRRTAHRVDGGRSMALYLIWYGTGRMLIEIFLRIDPSAMFLGVRIHVFTAAALIVVGLLLYAWLSRRKAAVLGSVAEHPASTRAANGSGSHRAVAAARQSDAAAALGAETASEPWRGARINRLPDLDRADRTAAAAEPEPDSAELGEQADPCGDVRLQAFVETRAADPSRQPVRG, encoded by the coding sequence ATGCTCGTCTCGCCGACGCTGTCGATCCCCTCGCCCGGCTGGAGCGGGTTCTCGCTGGGGCCGTTCGAGGTCCACGCCTACGCTCTATGCATCCTGCTCGGGATGGCCGCGGCCATCGCGATCACGACCCGGCGCATGGACGCCCGCGGTCAGGACGGCGACTTCGTCATGGATGCGGCGCTGCTGGCCATCCCGCTGGGCATCATCGGCGCCCGGCTCTACCACGTGGTCATCACCGACCCCGGTTACTACTTCGGCTCCGCGGAGGGGCTGATGGAGATCCCGCAGCTGTGGAAGGGCGGGCTGGGGATCATGGGCGGCGTGGCCTTCGGCGCCCTGGCCGTGTGGATCATGTGCCGGGTCCGCGGGACCTCCTACGCCCTGTTCGCGGACTGCGTGGCTCCGGCCCTGCTGGTGGCCCAGGCCCTGGGCCGCTGGGGCAACTGGTTCAACCAGGAGCTCTTCGGCCGCGCCACCACGCTTCCCTGGGGCCTCGAGATCGCCCCCACGTCCCCCAACTTCCCGGACGGGCTTCCGGCGGGCACGCTGTTCCACCCCACGTTTCTCTACGAGTCGCTGTGGAACCTGCTGGGGGCGGCGCTGATCATCTGGCTCGGGCGCAGCCGCCGCACGGCGCACCGGGTCGACGGCGGCCGCTCGATGGCGCTCTACCTGATCTGGTACGGGACCGGTCGCATGCTGATCGAGATCTTCCTGCGCATCGACCCCTCCGCCATGTTCCTGGGCGTGCGCATCCACGTGTTCACCGCTGCGGCGCTGATCGTCGTCGGCCTGCTGCTCTACGCGTGGCTCTCCCGCCGCAAGGCCGCCGTCCTGGGCTCGGTCGCTGAGCACCCTGCCTCGACCCGCGCCGCGAACGGCAGCGGCAGCCACCGGGCCGTCGCTGCGGCTCGGCAGTCCGACGCCGCCGCTGCCCTAGGGGCCGAAACCGCCTCCGAGCCCTGGCGCGGTGCCCGGATCAACCGGCTGCCCGATCTCGACCGCGCAGACCGCACCGCGGCGGCTGCCGAGCCCGAGCCCGACAGCGCCGAGCTCGGCGAGCAGGCCGACCCCTGCGGTGACGTGCGGCTGCAGGCCTTCGTCGAGACGCGCGCAGCCGATCCGTCGCGCCAGCCGGTGCGCGGCTGA